Below is a window of bacterium DNA.
GTCAAAATAGGTTCCATTGATTCCGGCTACTGCCCCAAATCGAGCCGCCATATCACTGATCCGCTCCAGGCCGGGAATCTTTCCCCTAGCCAGAACCGGTTTAAAATAAATACCCGAATCATTCAGGTCAATCTGTAATACATTTGCCCTTACCGGCCCATGGGGGGTGTGGCGGATATAGGTAAAATGTTCTATCCCCTCTCCGGCTGCCTGTCCCAAGGGGATTAATATCAAGAATGATAGGAGGAGCAGGTGGAATACGGATAGCGAATGGCCGATGGCGGATTTGAGCCGCTTCATAAGTCTAACCTCTGATCTCCAACTTCTAATTTCTGACTTCTGGACTCTGGCCGGGCCTGCCTCCTTCAATGAAATTCCGAAGAATACTCTTTCCCACTTTAGTCAGGATAGATTCCGGATGAAACTGGACCCCCTCTACATCCAGTTCCTTATGCCTGACCCCCATAATCTCACCTTCTTCGGTCCAGGCAGTAATATTCAGGCAGTCTGGCAGGCTGTCTTTCTCAATGATAAGCGAATGGTATCTGGTGGCCTCAAAAGGATTCTCTATCCCCCGGTAGAGGCCTACTCCGTAATGGTGAATCATAGAGGTCTTACCGTGCATCAGCCTGTCAGCCCCAATTACTTTTCCTCCGTAGACATGCCCGATACACTGATGGCCCAGACACACCCCTAAAATGGGAATCTCCCCCCCAAATCTTCGGAGGACATCATTAG
It encodes the following:
- a CDS encoding aminodeoxychorismate/anthranilate synthase component II, which gives rise to MILMIDNYDSFTYNLVQYLGELCQDKVDKDLYRLETYRNDKITIAEIEKLSPNWIVISPGPGTPLDAGVSNDVLRRFGGEIPILGVCLGHQCIGHVYGGKVIGADRLMHGKTSMIHHYGVGLYRGIENPFEATRYHSLIIEKDSLPDCLNITAWTEEGEIMGVRHKELDVEGVQFHPESILTKVGKSILRNFIEGGRPGQSPEVRN